A single Flavobacterium sp. 1 DNA region contains:
- a CDS encoding reprolysin-like metallopeptidase encodes MNRFLHFIIIFIVFFKTYSQDSAHWKSVNKITDFSNQKLGDNSDLDHKLLFSLNEISFKQTLNNLQEKSNKNAVTKISIPNSNGLLELFVIKESSNFSPELQDEFPDIRAYSGIGITDPNASISFSVSPNGIQSMVLRGDSCSEFIDLLDKDKSIYILSTSKNRNKGDLPLTCRTADIVLNRELTKKTGQLKSNTGVFKTIRLALSCTGEYANYFGGTAAGALAGMNATMTRVNAVFNKDLALKLEIISNNNLIIYTNASTDPYSDEAQGLKTISGCTGDCPGTWNKEVQKTITDVIGEGNYDIGHLFAASGGGGDAGCIGCVCSPLTNTNSTPVFITGKGSGYTSPANSKPEGSTFDIDYVAHEIGHQIGANHIFSYDIEKTNVSVEPGSGSTIMGYAGITDYNVQSHSDSYFGYASILQIQENLAAISCPINTILTNQTPTINAGMDYIIPKSTPFVLKGTGSDPNKNTLSYCWEQYDSATDQTGSNSIAYPTKTNGPLFRSILPSSSPNRYMPALDKVLAGQLTTTWESLSSINRTLNFTLTGRNNAPLGLAQTNTDAMTVTVTASAGPFTITSQNNPDTNWTSGTAETINWTVNNTNTLPGSANVNIKLSTDGGLTFSTTLVSNIPNNGSAQITVPNISATNCRIMIEPTANIYYAVNSQSFSITNSTASSCNKYTFATPFSIPESETYSSLTIDVPSSEENVADINVEIKLTHPYLPDIQIELINPQGIVVKLFDNFCGASNNKLILNYDDSGTALSCTKTTLQTVIPAQPLAAFNNFNPEGKWTLRVRDAFPGDNGVLESASLTICTKSNSLTVTNFEVDDFNLYPNPNKGNFNVRFTGSSTNDLKVFVYDLLGRQIINKIYKNESNFDKNIQLDNIQTGIYLLKIVDGDRETIKKIVIE; translated from the coding sequence ATGAACCGATTCCTACATTTTATAATAATTTTTATCGTATTTTTTAAAACTTATTCTCAAGACTCCGCTCATTGGAAATCAGTAAATAAAATAACTGATTTTTCTAACCAAAAACTTGGCGATAATTCTGATTTAGATCATAAATTACTTTTTTCTTTGAATGAAATCAGCTTTAAGCAAACATTGAATAATCTTCAAGAGAAATCAAATAAAAATGCAGTGACAAAAATTTCAATTCCTAACAGCAATGGATTATTGGAATTGTTTGTTATAAAAGAATCCTCAAATTTCTCACCAGAATTACAAGATGAATTTCCCGATATTCGAGCCTATTCTGGAATTGGAATTACTGATCCGAATGCTTCAATTAGTTTTAGTGTTTCTCCGAACGGAATTCAAAGCATGGTTTTAAGAGGTGATAGCTGTTCAGAATTTATCGATCTTTTAGATAAAGACAAATCAATTTATATTCTTTCGACTTCAAAAAACAGAAACAAAGGAGATTTGCCTTTAACCTGCAGAACTGCTGATATTGTATTGAATAGAGAATTAACAAAAAAAACCGGTCAATTGAAGTCAAATACCGGTGTTTTTAAAACTATACGTTTAGCGTTATCCTGCACGGGTGAGTACGCAAATTATTTTGGTGGAACTGCAGCAGGTGCCTTAGCAGGAATGAATGCTACAATGACACGGGTAAATGCTGTTTTCAATAAAGATTTAGCATTAAAATTAGAAATAATTTCCAATAATAATCTGATTATTTATACCAACGCCTCTACTGATCCGTATTCTGATGAAGCACAAGGATTAAAAACTATTTCTGGCTGCACTGGTGATTGCCCAGGAACTTGGAATAAAGAAGTGCAAAAAACTATTACAGATGTAATTGGAGAGGGAAATTACGATATAGGCCATCTATTTGCTGCTTCTGGAGGCGGAGGGGATGCGGGCTGTATTGGGTGTGTTTGCAGTCCATTAACAAACACAAACTCAACACCCGTTTTCATTACAGGTAAAGGGAGTGGGTATACATCGCCAGCAAATTCAAAACCAGAAGGAAGTACTTTTGATATTGATTATGTTGCACACGAAATTGGACACCAAATAGGCGCCAATCATATTTTTTCGTACGATATTGAAAAAACAAATGTAAGTGTTGAACCTGGTAGCGGTTCTACTATTATGGGATATGCGGGAATTACAGATTATAATGTTCAAAGCCATTCCGATAGTTATTTTGGGTATGCTAGCATTTTGCAAATTCAGGAGAATCTAGCAGCAATATCTTGCCCAATAAATACTATCTTAACAAATCAAACACCAACAATTAATGCCGGTATGGATTACATTATTCCTAAAAGCACACCTTTTGTTTTGAAAGGAACGGGTTCAGATCCAAATAAAAACACCCTGTCTTATTGTTGGGAACAATATGATTCTGCCACCGATCAAACAGGTTCTAACAGCATTGCATATCCCACAAAAACCAATGGTCCTCTTTTTAGATCTATCTTACCAAGCAGTTCGCCAAACCGATATATGCCGGCATTAGATAAAGTTCTTGCAGGCCAATTGACAACAACTTGGGAATCGCTTTCTTCTATAAACAGAACATTGAACTTCACTTTAACAGGAAGAAATAATGCTCCCCTGGGTTTAGCACAAACCAATACTGATGCTATGACAGTAACGGTAACAGCTAGTGCTGGCCCTTTTACAATAACCTCACAAAATAATCCAGATACCAATTGGACATCTGGTACTGCTGAAACTATAAACTGGACCGTAAACAATACTAATACTTTACCCGGCTCGGCCAATGTTAATATCAAACTTTCAACCGATGGAGGTTTGACATTTTCAACAACCTTAGTTTCCAATATTCCCAATAATGGTTCAGCACAAATCACAGTACCTAATATTAGCGCAACAAATTGTAGAATAATGATAGAACCAACAGCAAATATTTATTATGCTGTGAATAGTCAATCTTTTTCAATTACAAATTCAACCGCTTCTTCTTGTAATAAATATACTTTTGCCACACCTTTTTCAATTCCAGAATCAGAGACATATAGTTCATTAACGATTGACGTACCATCATCCGAAGAAAATGTAGCTGATATAAATGTAGAAATAAAACTCACTCACCCTTATCTTCCTGATATTCAAATAGAATTAATTAACCCTCAGGGAATAGTTGTAAAATTGTTTGACAATTTTTGCGGAGCTTCAAACAATAAGTTAATTTTAAATTATGACGATTCAGGAACTGCCCTTTCTTGCACTAAAACAACTTTACAGACAGTAATTCCTGCTCAACCACTAGCCGCTTTTAATAACTTTAATCCCGAAGGTAAATGGACATTAAGAGTAAGAGATGCATTTCCCGGAGATAATGGGGTGTTAGAATCTGCGTCATTAACAATCTGCACAAAGTCAAATTCTTTAACAGTAACAAATTTTGAAGTAGATGATTTTAATCTGTATCCAAATCCAAATAAAGGAAATTTTAATGTACGGTTTACTGGGAGTAGTACAAATGATTTAAAAGTTTTTGTTTACGATTTATTAGGAAGGCAAATTATTAATAAAATATACAAAAACGAATCAAATTTTGATAAAAACATACAATTGGATAATATTCAAACTGGCATTTATTTATTGAAAATAGTCGATGGAGATAGGGAAACTATAAAAAAAATAGTGATTGAGTAA
- a CDS encoding GspE/PulE family protein, which produces MQTIIVHPENQHILSNDLANQYRVLPKTVSDSSLELYIDESNNNLDTKEELELFIGKNISLISFDSSEIEKALSIYYRKERLTNSSKSINVDKGDFLENLLGEAKSLKCSDIHFEIYEDSSRIRFRIDGQLIERYKVERDNYLELVNKVKIKAKLNITEKRLPQDGRITNDSFDIRVSILPTLFGEKIVMRLLGQDASNIDLNTLGLQQEELQNYLEAVKKPNGIILISGPTGSGKTTTLYATLRLLNDSKRNIVTVEDPIEYTLKGINQVQLKEDIGLTFSTALKSFLRQDPDVIMLGEIRDSETALMAIRASLTGHLVLSTIHTNSAIGTISRLIDMGVPSYLIAETLNLSVAQRLIRKLCNDCKKEVECNKSDFPGNFQFPYEISNYYKGVGCNKCYHTGYKGRTAIYEVLPIENTIVEAIKNNTISKQFNTNDNYKSLSEKAFDILSKGETALEEIYSILINI; this is translated from the coding sequence ATGCAAACTATAATTGTTCATCCAGAAAATCAGCATATTTTGTCCAATGACCTGGCAAATCAGTATAGGGTATTACCAAAAACTGTGTCTGACTCTAGTTTAGAACTTTATATAGATGAATCAAATAACAATCTGGATACCAAAGAAGAATTAGAACTTTTTATTGGAAAAAACATATCATTAATCTCGTTTGATTCATCAGAAATTGAAAAAGCATTATCCATTTATTATCGCAAAGAACGGCTTACTAATTCAAGTAAATCAATTAATGTTGATAAAGGTGATTTTCTTGAAAATTTATTGGGAGAAGCAAAATCTCTAAAATGCAGTGATATACATTTTGAAATTTATGAAGATTCATCTAGAATTCGGTTTAGAATTGATGGGCAATTAATCGAGCGATATAAAGTTGAAAGAGACAATTATCTTGAATTAGTTAATAAAGTAAAGATAAAAGCCAAGCTTAACATTACCGAAAAACGCCTACCGCAAGACGGAAGAATTACAAACGATTCATTTGACATAAGAGTCTCCATTTTGCCAACATTATTTGGAGAGAAAATAGTTATGCGTTTGTTAGGACAAGATGCATCAAATATTGATTTGAATACTCTAGGCCTTCAGCAAGAAGAATTACAGAACTATCTAGAAGCTGTAAAAAAACCAAATGGAATTATTTTAATAAGCGGACCAACCGGGTCTGGAAAAACAACAACGCTATACGCTACTCTGAGATTGCTCAATGATAGTAAAAGAAATATTGTTACAGTAGAAGATCCAATTGAATATACACTAAAAGGAATCAATCAGGTTCAATTAAAAGAAGACATCGGGCTTACTTTTTCGACTGCCTTAAAATCATTTTTACGACAAGATCCCGATGTGATTATGCTTGGTGAAATTCGAGATTCAGAAACAGCTTTAATGGCAATTAGAGCCTCCTTAACAGGTCATTTAGTTTTATCGACAATTCATACCAATTCAGCAATAGGGACAATCTCAAGATTAATTGATATGGGAGTCCCCTCTTATTTGATTGCCGAGACTTTAAATCTTTCGGTAGCGCAACGATTAATAAGAAAATTATGCAATGATTGTAAGAAAGAGGTTGAATGCAATAAAAGTGATTTTCCTGGTAATTTTCAATTTCCTTATGAAATATCCAACTATTATAAGGGTGTAGGCTGTAACAAATGTTATCATACAGGCTATAAAGGCCGTACTGCTATTTATGAAGTTTTACCAATTGAAAATACTATTGTTGAAGCAATAAAAAACAATACTATATCAAAACAATTTAATACTAATGATAACTACAAATCATTGTCAGAAAAGGCATTTGATATCTTATCAAAAGGAGAAACGGCACTAGAAGAAATTTATTCTATTTTAATAAACATATAA
- a CDS encoding prepilin peptidase produces MEIIFTGLLLCLLIVFFQDWKYRAIHVVLPLLIFLSSYFIIRQENKLSNKIMLLNICFFLITLSILTIYMSLKNKRFLNPFQNYFGLGDLLFYIAITPFFNNKNYILFFILSMFFAICLQFTLRKKMKHDTVPLAGFSALFLFIILAMDSLLSIPKISLI; encoded by the coding sequence TTGGAAATAATTTTTACAGGTTTATTACTTTGTCTACTAATTGTGTTTTTTCAAGATTGGAAATACCGCGCAATTCATGTGGTTTTGCCTTTACTGATTTTCTTGTCATCCTATTTTATAATAAGACAGGAAAATAAACTTTCAAATAAAATCATGCTCCTAAACATATGCTTTTTTCTAATAACTCTGAGCATATTAACCATCTATATGAGTTTAAAAAACAAACGCTTTTTAAATCCTTTTCAAAACTATTTTGGATTAGGTGATTTGTTGTTTTATATCGCAATTACCCCATTTTTCAATAATAAAAATTACATTCTCTTTTTCATACTTTCAATGTTTTTTGCCATTTGTCTGCAATTTACATTGAGAAAAAAAATGAAACACGATACGGTTCCTCTAGCTGGATTTTCGGCATTATTTTTATTCATAATTCTTGCAATGGATAGTTTATTAAGCATCCCAAAAATCTCTTTAATATAA
- a CDS encoding type IV pilin protein → MLSNIKINFQNTKRAMVKAYSLTEILIVLCIIGILLLMVLPNQTSVIGQAKAIEAQAMLNQVYGLEKSHFYRHSKYSSNLEELGFEPELTVDEGGQAVYKIEIVEASNDSFLARATATSDLDGDGIFNTWEIDSKKMLTEVTKE, encoded by the coding sequence ATGTTGAGTAACATTAAAATAAACTTTCAAAATACTAAAAGAGCAATGGTTAAAGCCTATTCTCTAACCGAAATTTTGATAGTATTATGTATCATTGGAATCCTGCTATTAATGGTATTACCTAACCAAACATCTGTGATTGGTCAAGCAAAAGCTATTGAAGCTCAAGCGATGCTTAATCAAGTCTACGGCCTGGAAAAAAGTCATTTCTATAGACATTCAAAATATTCAAGTAATCTGGAAGAACTTGGTTTCGAACCAGAACTCACAGTTGACGAAGGTGGTCAAGCGGTATATAAAATTGAAATTGTTGAAGCTTCAAATGATTCATTCTTAGCACGTGCAACAGCAACCTCAGATTTAGATGGAGATGGAATCTTTAACACTTGGGAAATTGACAGTAAGAAAATGTTAACAGAAGTAACAAAAGAATAA
- a CDS encoding type II secretion system protein GspD: MFKQIIYVLIGLFFTNTIIAQQDINELVKNFDAMSAQNKGLDESIKIDINGLTLHDFISTISEDHQLNVDVDQSLNQMVSNNFFDVKVKDVFIHLVQKYDLEVTFRNNIIIFNKRIERVIVQKKTAKIIDVTYNPLNDFLSVKLENDTLSSVIKTIIDKTSKNLILAPTIRNITVSSYILNRPFDQVIQMIAKSNNLLAAKDDDGIYYIEKNNTESTANLTSNNSNLKAKQPKAAVGLPGYYDVSASKNGLLTIKAYAADVADLITEAAEKLKINYFFYNKPENEKITLSVENITFDDLLEQILEGKKYTFKKQGEFYLIGEQIAEGLRVTELIQMENRSIELVLGSLPKVFSDKLEIKEFTELNGLIVSGSKNTVDELKLYIKQIDKVVPMVQIEVIIVQYNKSYSIQTGMKIGIDKLNKAVTGGTIFPSTNPTADVVVNGSSINSLIDAFNGFGIFKLGKVAESFYANLKLLENNSIINVESTPKIATISGHEAKLSIGETSYYFEQTNRLINNNIGNDVLNSGVWKSTDANLSLSIKPFVSTDENVTLTIVVEKSSFLARAGEDAPPGKATQKFESLVRVKNNEMILLGGLDELKKENSGTGTPVISRIPIIKWFFSSRQKGKSTSKLHLFIKPTVVY, from the coding sequence ATGTTCAAACAAATTATTTACGTTCTAATTGGTTTATTTTTCACAAATACTATTATAGCTCAACAAGATATAAATGAATTAGTTAAGAATTTTGATGCAATGTCAGCACAAAATAAAGGACTTGACGAATCAATAAAAATAGATATAAATGGACTTACACTTCATGACTTTATTTCTACTATCTCAGAAGATCATCAATTAAATGTTGATGTAGATCAGAGTCTAAATCAAATGGTGTCCAATAATTTTTTTGATGTAAAAGTTAAAGACGTATTTATACATTTAGTGCAAAAATATGATCTCGAAGTAACTTTTAGAAATAACATTATTATTTTCAACAAAAGAATTGAAAGAGTTATTGTCCAAAAAAAAACTGCTAAAATAATCGATGTCACATATAATCCGCTAAATGATTTCTTATCCGTTAAATTGGAAAATGACACTTTATCGTCCGTTATTAAAACAATTATAGACAAAACAAGTAAGAATTTGATCTTGGCCCCAACCATCAGAAACATAACCGTTTCCTCCTATATATTAAATCGCCCATTTGACCAAGTAATACAAATGATTGCAAAGTCAAATAATCTATTAGCAGCAAAGGATGATGATGGAATTTATTATATTGAAAAAAACAACACAGAATCAACGGCAAATTTAACAAGTAACAATTCTAATTTAAAAGCCAAACAGCCAAAAGCTGCCGTGGGTCTCCCAGGGTATTATGATGTTTCAGCCAGCAAAAATGGACTATTAACCATAAAAGCATATGCCGCTGATGTCGCGGATCTAATAACCGAAGCAGCAGAAAAACTAAAAATCAATTATTTTTTTTATAACAAACCTGAAAATGAAAAAATCACGCTTTCTGTAGAAAATATAACATTTGACGATCTTTTGGAACAAATCCTTGAAGGAAAAAAATACACTTTCAAAAAACAAGGAGAATTTTATTTAATAGGAGAGCAAATTGCAGAAGGATTAAGAGTGACTGAACTAATACAGATGGAAAATAGATCTATAGAACTAGTTCTTGGTTCTTTACCAAAAGTTTTTTCCGACAAATTAGAGATAAAAGAGTTTACAGAATTGAACGGATTAATAGTTTCTGGATCAAAGAATACTGTTGATGAATTAAAATTATACATAAAACAAATAGACAAAGTTGTTCCTATGGTTCAAATTGAGGTAATTATTGTTCAGTATAATAAATCATATTCTATTCAAACTGGAATGAAGATCGGAATAGACAAATTAAATAAAGCAGTTACTGGTGGCACAATATTTCCATCTACAAATCCAACTGCTGATGTCGTTGTAAATGGATCTTCTATAAATTCTCTAATTGATGCTTTTAACGGTTTTGGAATTTTTAAATTAGGCAAAGTAGCCGAATCCTTTTATGCTAATTTAAAATTACTCGAGAATAATTCCATAATTAATGTAGAATCAACTCCCAAAATAGCAACTATAAGTGGTCATGAAGCAAAATTGTCAATTGGAGAAACCAGCTATTATTTTGAACAGACTAATAGATTAATTAACAATAATATTGGAAACGATGTTTTAAACTCTGGTGTTTGGAAATCTACAGATGCCAATCTAAGCCTATCAATTAAACCGTTTGTGTCAACTGATGAAAATGTGACTTTAACCATAGTTGTTGAAAAAAGCTCCTTTTTAGCCAGAGCAGGTGAAGATGCTCCTCCTGGAAAAGCTACACAAAAATTCGAATCCCTAGTTAGGGTGAAAAATAACGAAATGATTTTATTAGGAGGTTTAGACGAATTAAAGAAAGAGAATTCTGGAACGGGAACACCTGTAATTTCAAGAATACCAATCATTAAATGGTTTTTTAGCAGCAGACAAAAAGGAAAAAGCACGTCAAAATTGCATCTATTTATTAAACCAACAGTAGTATATTAA
- a CDS encoding type II secretion system F family protein: protein MSLDLSTYKSEKKPVKIESINLQFSKSLSDKQKEVFYRELSMLLKSGVDFKKALEILGNQSSNKFEKEIIIELKNKVVEGRSIYESIKETNQFSPYEYYSIQIGEETRKLEEVLAELQKYFNRKIQMKRQIISVLTYPAIVMLVTFLVLYFMLNKVVPMFSSVFRQFGNELPKSTQIIIKLSNHSGAIFTVVLAVIIGLIATHTLLKKDQNYRAFTTKIILKTPYFGNLIRKIYISRFCQAMNLLITSKTTLINSLTLTAKMIGFYPIEVAIEEIKEDITRGASLHESLKKHNVFESKMVSMVEVAEQVNQLETMFERLTEQYNEEISHQTKMIGVILEPMIIIVIGVIVGVIMVSMYAPMFDLSKIINK from the coding sequence ATGAGTCTTGATTTAAGCACATATAAATCTGAAAAAAAACCAGTTAAAATAGAAAGTATTAATCTTCAGTTTTCAAAATCTCTTTCAGATAAACAAAAAGAAGTATTCTACAGGGAGTTGAGTATGCTTTTAAAATCTGGAGTCGATTTTAAAAAAGCATTAGAAATATTAGGCAACCAGTCTTCCAATAAATTTGAAAAAGAAATAATCATTGAATTAAAGAACAAAGTTGTAGAAGGAAGAAGTATCTATGAATCTATAAAAGAAACAAATCAATTTTCCCCATACGAATATTACAGCATTCAAATAGGAGAAGAAACCAGGAAACTAGAAGAAGTTTTAGCCGAATTACAAAAATATTTCAACAGAAAAATACAGATGAAAAGGCAAATTATCTCTGTGCTGACATATCCTGCAATTGTAATGCTGGTCACCTTTTTAGTGCTTTATTTCATGCTCAATAAAGTAGTTCCAATGTTTAGTTCTGTTTTTAGACAATTTGGAAATGAACTACCTAAAAGTACTCAGATTATTATAAAATTATCAAATCATTCAGGAGCAATTTTTACGGTTGTATTAGCTGTTATAATTGGATTAATCGCCACACATACTCTATTAAAAAAAGATCAAAATTACAGAGCATTTACAACAAAAATAATTTTGAAAACTCCCTATTTTGGAAACTTGATTCGGAAAATTTATATTTCCCGCTTTTGTCAAGCAATGAATTTATTAATCACTTCCAAAACAACATTAATAAATTCTTTGACATTGACTGCCAAAATGATAGGTTTTTATCCTATTGAAGTTGCTATTGAAGAAATAAAAGAAGACATAACAAGAGGTGCTTCTTTACATGAAAGTTTAAAAAAACACAATGTATTCGAAAGTAAAATGGTTTCTATGGTGGAAGTAGCTGAACAAGTGAATCAACTTGAAACGATGTTCGAAAGATTAACTGAACAATATAATGAAGAAATTAGCCATCAGACCAAGATGATAGGTGTTATTTTAGAACCTATGATTATAATAGTAATTGGAGTGATTGTTGGGGTAATAATGGTCTCTATGTATGCTCCAATGTTTGATTTAAGCAAAATAATAAATAAATAA
- a CDS encoding OmpH family outer membrane protein gives MLTIFFVCYFFKSNREIVYVDTVKLFDGFMMTKEMKRAGEKEFNSRKSILDNLYSNLQSPTITASEKKELMQQFIQGKEELEQFNQTFASEQTTKIWSRIKSYTTEFSKDKNYQLVIGADNRQTVLFADEKIDVTNDLLTYLNKKYEGL, from the coding sequence ATGTTGACTATTTTTTTTGTTTGCTATTTCTTTAAATCTAATAGAGAAATCGTTTATGTTGATACTGTAAAATTATTTGATGGTTTTATGATGACCAAAGAAATGAAGAGGGCAGGTGAAAAAGAATTTAATTCCAGAAAATCAATTTTAGATAATTTATATTCCAATTTACAATCTCCTACAATTACTGCTTCAGAAAAAAAAGAGTTGATGCAGCAATTTATTCAAGGAAAAGAAGAATTGGAACAGTTCAATCAAACTTTTGCTTCTGAGCAAACGACCAAAATTTGGTCAAGAATAAAAAGTTACACTACTGAATTTTCCAAAGATAAAAATTATCAGTTAGTAATTGGAGCTGATAATAGGCAAACGGTGCTATTTGCAGATGAAAAAATTGATGTTACAAATGATCTTCTTACCTATTTAAACAAAAAGTATGAAGGTTTGTAG